A stretch of Chaetodon auriga isolate fChaAug3 chromosome 21, fChaAug3.hap1, whole genome shotgun sequence DNA encodes these proteins:
- the nphp3 gene encoding nephrocystin-3 isoform X1 — protein sequence MGTASSLVSPGEVIEDGYGGEGGEACEIPVEVKPKARLLRSSFRRGPRVIGASFKSTGSVDLEYAAEYERLRKEYEIFRVSKNNEISSMQKKEAKLDEENKRLRAELQALQKTYQKILREKESALEAKYQAMERAATFEHDRDKVKRQFKIFRETKEKEIQDLLRAKRDLEAKMQQLQAQGIQVYDPNDSDSDDNQTTVTAAGTQCEYWSGGVLGSEPSMGSMMQLQQTFRGPEFAHSLIDVEGPFANVSRDDWDAAVASLLQVSPHVPQALWSNTVRCYLMFTQETKAELDVFIKKHSPVLRRMCEGLGHFYLNVCFPEEAAASYSVERKQEIERSSVCVLLLKSTVTSSVVEDCEEAFVKNPDGHPLVLYLRTEEDHNLTGPTRQLLERINAADKAAKVKVVDHSGSAEEGAELIFAQLEKIIKQELLGLEGADVDSKDSGIEEGHEEDSGDVLWDLHDEQEQIESYQQACNSTTSQLGFQKYIDRLNDMIAAPPPTPPLLVSGGPGSGKSLLLSKWIEQQQKQSPNTLFLYHFVGRPLSTSSEPVLIIKRLTVKLLQHFWSISGLSMEPSKILEEFPRWLERLSARHQGNIIIIIDSIDQIQAPLLSVLTTIRHIFMFCPQNNALYKFSLLFQINSAVFLLFQQAERHMKWLIDPLPVNVRVVVSVNVETCPQAWRLWPTLHLDPLSPREVRSVVNAECQSMDLKFTKDQEKKLERHCRSASTCNALYVTLLARMIISSISCWSLEKSLEQCLQCQDTMSLYRQALKMTLNSLNTDRERHIMREILCLVCASHNGVSESEVIDLFPEVELPVLSSLLYRLNRLCIVTLRCGLIRFQHLQAWEAVRLEFLGGGSSSATYREKLIHYFSQQLSQDRVTWRVADELPWLLQQQEDRTKLQLSLLNLFVSQNLYKRGHFSELLAYWQYVGKDKSSMATDYFDSLKHYEKSCESEDSMTKLANLYETLGRFLKDLGLPSQAVAPLQRSLEIRETALDPDHPSVARSLHQLAGVYVQWKKYGNAEQLYKQALEINENAYGAEHASVARELESLAMLYQKQNKYEQAEKLRKMSVKIRQKTARQKGHMYGFTLLRRRALQLEELTLGKDTADCAKTLNELGVLYYLQNNLDAAKVFLSRSLEMRQRVLGPDHPDCAQSLNNLAALHTERREYETAEDMYEKALDIRKRALSPDHPSLAYTLKHLAMLYKRRGKLEKAVPLYELSLEIREKSFGPKHPSVATALVNLAVIYCQLKKHSDALPLYERALKVYEDSLGRSHPRVGETLKNLAVLSYEEGDFEKAAELYKRAMEIKEAEPSLVCGNAPSRHSSSGDTFSLRGPAPLPHVPR from the exons AGAAGGAGGCCAAGCTGGACGAGGAGAACAAGAGGCTGAGGGCTGAACTGCAG GCTTTGCAGAAGACCTACCAGAAGAtcctcagagagaaagagagtgctCTTGAGGCAAAGTACCAAGCAATGGAGAGGGCTGCCACCTTTGAGCATGACAGGGACAAAGTCAAACGACAGTTTAAG ATTTTCCGAGAGACTAAAGAAAAGGAGATTCAGGATCTCCTGCGGGCCAAGAGGGACTTGGAGGCaaaaatgcagcagctgcaggctcaGGGCATTCAGGTCTATGACCCAAATGATTCTGACTCAGATGACAACCAAACCACTGTCACTG CTGCAGGGACTCAGTGTGAGTACTGGTCTGGCGGTGTGCTGGGAAGTGAGCCCTCTATGGGTAGCATGATGCAGTTGCAACAGACCTTCCGGGGGCCAGAGTTTGCACACAGTTTGATAGATGTGGAGGGACCCTTTGCAAATGTGAGCAGAG atgACTGGGATGCTGCGGTGGCCAGTCTGCTCCAGGTCTCTCCTCATGTGCCCCAGGCCTTATGGAGTAACACAGTTCGCTGCTACCTAATGTTTACCCAGGAGACCAAAGCTGAGCTCGATGTCTTCATTAAG AAACACTCTCCAGTGTTACGGAGAATGTGTGAGGGTCTCGGCCATTTCTACCTGAATGTCTGTTTCCCAGAGGAGGCCGCTGCCTCATACTCTGTGGAGCGCAAACAGGAGATTGaaaggagctctgtgtgtgtgcttcttctCAAATCTACTGTCACTAG ctctgtggtggAGGATTGTGAGGAGGCCTTTGTGAAGAATCCTGATGGTCATCCACTGGTGCTCTACCTCAGGACAGAAGAAGATCACAATTTGACTGGTCCCACCCGGCAACTGTTAGAAAGGATCAATGCTGCAGATAAGGCTGCTAAAGTGAAG GTGGTGGATCATAGTGGTTCTGCAGAGGAGGGGGCTGAACTGATTTTTGCTCAACTAGAGAAAATCATCAAACAG GAGTTGCTGGGTCTTGAAGGAGCAGACGTTGACTCCAAGGACTCTGGGATAGAGGAGGGACACGAGGAAGACTCGGGAGATGTGCTGTGGGACCTGCACGATGAGCAGGAACAGATAGAGTCCTACCAGCAGGCCTGCAACAGCACCACCTCCCAGTTAGGTTTTCAGAAG TATATAGATCGTTTGAATGACATGATAGCAGCCccccctcccactcctcctctgcTGGTGTCTGGTGGTCCGGGCTCAGGGAagtctctcctgctctccaaaTG GatcgagcagcagcagaagcagtcGCCCAACACCTTGTTCCTTTATCACTTTGTTGGTCGCCCGCTTTCCACAAGCTCAGAGCCAGTTCTCATTATCAAACGCCTCACAGTCAAA ctgctgcagcacttctGGTCCATTTCTGGCTTGTCCATGGAGCCCAGTAAGATCTTGGAGGAGTTTCCCCGCTGGCTTGAAAGACTGTCGGCACGCCATCAAGGAaacatcatcataatcatcgACTCCATAGACCAAATACAGgcacccctcctctctgttttaaCTACAATTAGacatatatttatgttttgccCTCAGAATAATGCTCTCTACAAATTTTCTCTATTATTCCAGATTAACTCTgcagtttttctcctttttcagcaAGCAGAGAGACACATGAAGTGGCTGATCGACCCTCTCCCAGTCAATGTCAGAGTGGTGGTGTCTGTCAATGTGGAAACGTGTCCTCAAGCTTGGAG ATTGTGGCCCACACTCCACTTAGACCCACTGAGTCCCAGAGAGGTCAGAAGCGTTGTTAATGCAGAGTGCCAGAGCATGGATCTCAAATTCACCAAGGACCAG GAGAAGAAGCTGGAAAGGCACTGTCGCTCTGCGTCCACCTGCAATGCATTGTATGTCACACTACTGGCAAGGATGATCATCAG CAGTATATCGTGTTGGTCACTGGAGAAGAGCCTGGagcagtgtcttcagtgtcAGGACACCATGTCACTCTACCGACAGGCTCTCAAGATGACACTGAACTCCCTCAACACTGACCGAGAGCGACACATTATGAGAGAG ATACTGTGCCTTGTGTGTGCCAGCCATAATGGAGTGAGTGAATCAGAGGTAATAGACCTTTTCCCAGAAGTGGAGTTGCCcgtcctgtcctctctgctttacCGTCTGAACAGGCTCTGCATTGTAACCCTCCGTTGTGGGCTCATCAGGTTTCAGCACCTGCAG gcTTGGGAAGCTGTGAGGTTGGAGTTCCTGGGTGGAGGAAGCAGCTCTGCTACTTACAGAGAGAAACTCATTCATTACTTCAGTCAGCAGCTCAG ccAGGACCGTGTGACTTGGCGTGTCGCAGATGAGCTGCCCTGGCTgcttcagcagcaggaggatAGGACTAAACTACAGCTTAGCCTCCTGAACCTCTTTGTCTCCCAAAACCTCTACAAGAG ggGTCATTTCTCTGAGCTGTTAGCATATTGGCAATATGTGGGCAAAGACAAAAGCTCCATGGCCACAGACTACTTTGACTCCCTGAAACACTATGAGAAGAGCTGTGAGAGCGAAGACAGCATGACCAAGCTAGCAAACCTCTATGAGACCTTGGGACGTTTCCTCAAAGACCTGGGCCTCCCGAGTCAG GCTGTCGCGCCTCTACAAAGGTCCCTTGAGATTAGGGAGACAGCCTTGGACCCCGACCATCCCAGTGTAGCTCGCTCTCTGCACCAGCTGGCCGGGGTTTATGTTCAGTGGAAGAAGTACGGCAACGCAGAGCAGCTGTACAAGCAGGCCCTGGAGATAAATGAGAACGCCTACGGAGCTGAGCATGCCAGCGTGGCACGAGAGCTGGAGTCACTCGCCATGCTCtatcagaaacaaaacaa GTACGAGCAGGCAGAGAAGCTCAGGAAGATGTCAGTCAAGATCCGTCAGAAGACTGCTCGCCAGAAAGGTCATATG tACGGCTTCACGTTGTTGAGGCGCAGAGCCCTACAGCTGGAAGAGCTGACCCTGGGAAAAGACACTGCAGACTGCGCCAAGACGCTTAATGAACTGGGCGTCCTTTACTACCTCCAGAACAATCTGGA TGCTGCCAAGGTATTTTTGAGCCGCTCACTGGAGATGCGTCAGCGTGTCCTCGGTCCAGACCACCCAGACTGCGCTCAGTCCCTCAACAACCTGgctgcactgcacacagagaggagggaataCGAGACGGCTGAGGACATGTATGAGAAGGCGCTGGACATCCGCAAGAGGGCCTTGTCCCCAGACCATCCGTCGCTGGCATACACGCTCAAACACCTGGCCATGCTCTATAAACGCAGA GGGAAGCTGGAAAAGGCGGTGCCGCTGTATGAGCTGTCTCTGGAAATCAGGGAGAAAAGTTTTGGGCCCAAACACCCCAGCGTGGCCACAGCACTGGTCAACCTGGCTGTAATCTACTGCCAACTA AAGAAGCACAGTGACGCCTTGCCTCTTTATGAGCGAGCACTGAAAGTGTATGAGGACAGTTTGGGGCGCTCGCACCCACGAGTGGGAGAGACCCTAAAAAACCTGGCTGTGCTGAG CTACGAAGAGGGCGACTTCGAGAAGGCAGCAGAGCTTTACAAACGTGCAATGGAGATAAAGGAGGCAGAGCCATCGTTGGTGTGTGGGAACGCTCCATCCCGCCACTCCTCCAGTGGGGACACGTTCAGTCTGAGGGGACCTGCTCCCCTCCCACACGTCCCGAGGTGA
- the nphp3 gene encoding nephrocystin-3 isoform X2 — MGTASSLVSPGEVIEDGYGGEGGEACEIPVEVKPKARLLRSSFRRGPRVIGASFKSTGSVDLEYAAEYERLRKEYEIFRVSKNNEISSMQKKEAKLDEENKRLRAELQALQKTYQKILREKESALEAKYQAMERAATFEHDRDKVKRQFKIFRETKEKEIQDLLRAKRDLEAKMQQLQAQGIQVYDPNDSDSDDNQTTVTAAGTQCEYWSGGVLGSEPSMGSMMQLQQTFRGPEFAHSLIDVEGPFANVSRDDWDAAVASLLQVSPHVPQALWSNTVRCYLMFTQETKAELDVFIKKHSPVLRRMCEGLGHFYLNVCFPEEAAASYSVERKQEIERSSVCVLLLKSTVTSSVVEDCEEAFVKNPDGHPLVLYLRTEEDHNLTGPTRQLLERINAADKAAKVKVVDHSGSAEEGAELIFAQLEKIIKQELLGLEGADVDSKDSGIEEGHEEDSGDVLWDLHDEQEQIESYQQACNSTTSQLGFQKYIDRLNDMIAAPPPTPPLLVSGGPGSGKSLLLSKWIEQQQKQSPNTLFLYHFVGRPLSTSSEPVLIIKRLTVKLLQHFWSISGLSMEPSKILEEFPRWLERLSARHQGNIIIIIDSIDQIQAPLLSVLTTIRHIFMFCPQNNALYKFSLLFQINSAVFLLFQQAERHMKWLIDPLPVNVRVVVSVNVETCPQAWRLWPTLHLDPLSPREVRSVVNAECQSMDLKFTKDQEKKLERHCRSASTCNALYVTLLARMIISISCWSLEKSLEQCLQCQDTMSLYRQALKMTLNSLNTDRERHIMREILCLVCASHNGVSESEVIDLFPEVELPVLSSLLYRLNRLCIVTLRCGLIRFQHLQAWEAVRLEFLGGGSSSATYREKLIHYFSQQLSQDRVTWRVADELPWLLQQQEDRTKLQLSLLNLFVSQNLYKRGHFSELLAYWQYVGKDKSSMATDYFDSLKHYEKSCESEDSMTKLANLYETLGRFLKDLGLPSQAVAPLQRSLEIRETALDPDHPSVARSLHQLAGVYVQWKKYGNAEQLYKQALEINENAYGAEHASVARELESLAMLYQKQNKYEQAEKLRKMSVKIRQKTARQKGHMYGFTLLRRRALQLEELTLGKDTADCAKTLNELGVLYYLQNNLDAAKVFLSRSLEMRQRVLGPDHPDCAQSLNNLAALHTERREYETAEDMYEKALDIRKRALSPDHPSLAYTLKHLAMLYKRRGKLEKAVPLYELSLEIREKSFGPKHPSVATALVNLAVIYCQLKKHSDALPLYERALKVYEDSLGRSHPRVGETLKNLAVLSYEEGDFEKAAELYKRAMEIKEAEPSLVCGNAPSRHSSSGDTFSLRGPAPLPHVPR, encoded by the exons AGAAGGAGGCCAAGCTGGACGAGGAGAACAAGAGGCTGAGGGCTGAACTGCAG GCTTTGCAGAAGACCTACCAGAAGAtcctcagagagaaagagagtgctCTTGAGGCAAAGTACCAAGCAATGGAGAGGGCTGCCACCTTTGAGCATGACAGGGACAAAGTCAAACGACAGTTTAAG ATTTTCCGAGAGACTAAAGAAAAGGAGATTCAGGATCTCCTGCGGGCCAAGAGGGACTTGGAGGCaaaaatgcagcagctgcaggctcaGGGCATTCAGGTCTATGACCCAAATGATTCTGACTCAGATGACAACCAAACCACTGTCACTG CTGCAGGGACTCAGTGTGAGTACTGGTCTGGCGGTGTGCTGGGAAGTGAGCCCTCTATGGGTAGCATGATGCAGTTGCAACAGACCTTCCGGGGGCCAGAGTTTGCACACAGTTTGATAGATGTGGAGGGACCCTTTGCAAATGTGAGCAGAG atgACTGGGATGCTGCGGTGGCCAGTCTGCTCCAGGTCTCTCCTCATGTGCCCCAGGCCTTATGGAGTAACACAGTTCGCTGCTACCTAATGTTTACCCAGGAGACCAAAGCTGAGCTCGATGTCTTCATTAAG AAACACTCTCCAGTGTTACGGAGAATGTGTGAGGGTCTCGGCCATTTCTACCTGAATGTCTGTTTCCCAGAGGAGGCCGCTGCCTCATACTCTGTGGAGCGCAAACAGGAGATTGaaaggagctctgtgtgtgtgcttcttctCAAATCTACTGTCACTAG ctctgtggtggAGGATTGTGAGGAGGCCTTTGTGAAGAATCCTGATGGTCATCCACTGGTGCTCTACCTCAGGACAGAAGAAGATCACAATTTGACTGGTCCCACCCGGCAACTGTTAGAAAGGATCAATGCTGCAGATAAGGCTGCTAAAGTGAAG GTGGTGGATCATAGTGGTTCTGCAGAGGAGGGGGCTGAACTGATTTTTGCTCAACTAGAGAAAATCATCAAACAG GAGTTGCTGGGTCTTGAAGGAGCAGACGTTGACTCCAAGGACTCTGGGATAGAGGAGGGACACGAGGAAGACTCGGGAGATGTGCTGTGGGACCTGCACGATGAGCAGGAACAGATAGAGTCCTACCAGCAGGCCTGCAACAGCACCACCTCCCAGTTAGGTTTTCAGAAG TATATAGATCGTTTGAATGACATGATAGCAGCCccccctcccactcctcctctgcTGGTGTCTGGTGGTCCGGGCTCAGGGAagtctctcctgctctccaaaTG GatcgagcagcagcagaagcagtcGCCCAACACCTTGTTCCTTTATCACTTTGTTGGTCGCCCGCTTTCCACAAGCTCAGAGCCAGTTCTCATTATCAAACGCCTCACAGTCAAA ctgctgcagcacttctGGTCCATTTCTGGCTTGTCCATGGAGCCCAGTAAGATCTTGGAGGAGTTTCCCCGCTGGCTTGAAAGACTGTCGGCACGCCATCAAGGAaacatcatcataatcatcgACTCCATAGACCAAATACAGgcacccctcctctctgttttaaCTACAATTAGacatatatttatgttttgccCTCAGAATAATGCTCTCTACAAATTTTCTCTATTATTCCAGATTAACTCTgcagtttttctcctttttcagcaAGCAGAGAGACACATGAAGTGGCTGATCGACCCTCTCCCAGTCAATGTCAGAGTGGTGGTGTCTGTCAATGTGGAAACGTGTCCTCAAGCTTGGAG ATTGTGGCCCACACTCCACTTAGACCCACTGAGTCCCAGAGAGGTCAGAAGCGTTGTTAATGCAGAGTGCCAGAGCATGGATCTCAAATTCACCAAGGACCAG GAGAAGAAGCTGGAAAGGCACTGTCGCTCTGCGTCCACCTGCAATGCATTGTATGTCACACTACTGGCAAGGATGATCATCAG TATATCGTGTTGGTCACTGGAGAAGAGCCTGGagcagtgtcttcagtgtcAGGACACCATGTCACTCTACCGACAGGCTCTCAAGATGACACTGAACTCCCTCAACACTGACCGAGAGCGACACATTATGAGAGAG ATACTGTGCCTTGTGTGTGCCAGCCATAATGGAGTGAGTGAATCAGAGGTAATAGACCTTTTCCCAGAAGTGGAGTTGCCcgtcctgtcctctctgctttacCGTCTGAACAGGCTCTGCATTGTAACCCTCCGTTGTGGGCTCATCAGGTTTCAGCACCTGCAG gcTTGGGAAGCTGTGAGGTTGGAGTTCCTGGGTGGAGGAAGCAGCTCTGCTACTTACAGAGAGAAACTCATTCATTACTTCAGTCAGCAGCTCAG ccAGGACCGTGTGACTTGGCGTGTCGCAGATGAGCTGCCCTGGCTgcttcagcagcaggaggatAGGACTAAACTACAGCTTAGCCTCCTGAACCTCTTTGTCTCCCAAAACCTCTACAAGAG ggGTCATTTCTCTGAGCTGTTAGCATATTGGCAATATGTGGGCAAAGACAAAAGCTCCATGGCCACAGACTACTTTGACTCCCTGAAACACTATGAGAAGAGCTGTGAGAGCGAAGACAGCATGACCAAGCTAGCAAACCTCTATGAGACCTTGGGACGTTTCCTCAAAGACCTGGGCCTCCCGAGTCAG GCTGTCGCGCCTCTACAAAGGTCCCTTGAGATTAGGGAGACAGCCTTGGACCCCGACCATCCCAGTGTAGCTCGCTCTCTGCACCAGCTGGCCGGGGTTTATGTTCAGTGGAAGAAGTACGGCAACGCAGAGCAGCTGTACAAGCAGGCCCTGGAGATAAATGAGAACGCCTACGGAGCTGAGCATGCCAGCGTGGCACGAGAGCTGGAGTCACTCGCCATGCTCtatcagaaacaaaacaa GTACGAGCAGGCAGAGAAGCTCAGGAAGATGTCAGTCAAGATCCGTCAGAAGACTGCTCGCCAGAAAGGTCATATG tACGGCTTCACGTTGTTGAGGCGCAGAGCCCTACAGCTGGAAGAGCTGACCCTGGGAAAAGACACTGCAGACTGCGCCAAGACGCTTAATGAACTGGGCGTCCTTTACTACCTCCAGAACAATCTGGA TGCTGCCAAGGTATTTTTGAGCCGCTCACTGGAGATGCGTCAGCGTGTCCTCGGTCCAGACCACCCAGACTGCGCTCAGTCCCTCAACAACCTGgctgcactgcacacagagaggagggaataCGAGACGGCTGAGGACATGTATGAGAAGGCGCTGGACATCCGCAAGAGGGCCTTGTCCCCAGACCATCCGTCGCTGGCATACACGCTCAAACACCTGGCCATGCTCTATAAACGCAGA GGGAAGCTGGAAAAGGCGGTGCCGCTGTATGAGCTGTCTCTGGAAATCAGGGAGAAAAGTTTTGGGCCCAAACACCCCAGCGTGGCCACAGCACTGGTCAACCTGGCTGTAATCTACTGCCAACTA AAGAAGCACAGTGACGCCTTGCCTCTTTATGAGCGAGCACTGAAAGTGTATGAGGACAGTTTGGGGCGCTCGCACCCACGAGTGGGAGAGACCCTAAAAAACCTGGCTGTGCTGAG CTACGAAGAGGGCGACTTCGAGAAGGCAGCAGAGCTTTACAAACGTGCAATGGAGATAAAGGAGGCAGAGCCATCGTTGGTGTGTGGGAACGCTCCATCCCGCCACTCCTCCAGTGGGGACACGTTCAGTCTGAGGGGACCTGCTCCCCTCCCACACGTCCCGAGGTGA